A section of the Saccharopolyspora gregorii genome encodes:
- a CDS encoding tyrosine-type recombinase/integrase, which translates to MQEQWDGLIRDYGKALKCENKSSKTIELYVSTATRFADWLATQDRLGDVAAVTRADVGDWITELLETRKPATANGRFRALQQWFHFLVDEDEITVSPMQRMKPPHVPEVPVPVVPLATVKALLKQCDGKDLMSRRDAAIIRLLIDTGGRLAEITGLKVDDLDLEQDQVLVLGKGSRPRMLPIGSNTSLALSRYLRVRSREKFAKSSQLWLGEKNRGPLASNGIKIMLRRRGRALDPPLANLHAHQFRHTNAHEWLAAGGNESDLMRLMGWRSPQMLRRYGASLADERARDAHRRLSLGDRI; encoded by the coding sequence GTGCAGGAGCAGTGGGACGGCCTGATCCGGGACTACGGCAAGGCGCTGAAGTGCGAGAACAAGTCCTCCAAGACCATCGAGCTCTACGTCTCGACGGCGACCCGGTTCGCCGACTGGCTTGCGACGCAAGACCGCCTCGGCGACGTCGCTGCGGTCACTCGCGCCGACGTCGGTGACTGGATCACGGAACTGCTGGAGACCCGCAAACCCGCGACCGCCAACGGCCGATTCCGCGCCTTGCAGCAGTGGTTCCACTTCTTGGTCGACGAGGACGAGATCACTGTCTCGCCGATGCAACGGATGAAGCCCCCGCACGTTCCCGAGGTTCCGGTACCAGTAGTTCCGTTGGCGACGGTCAAGGCGCTGCTCAAGCAGTGCGACGGCAAGGATCTGATGAGTCGCCGCGACGCCGCGATCATCCGGCTGCTCATCGACACCGGCGGTCGCCTGGCGGAGATCACCGGCCTCAAGGTCGACGACCTCGACTTGGAACAGGACCAGGTGCTCGTGCTCGGCAAGGGCAGCCGGCCCCGGATGTTGCCGATCGGCTCCAACACGTCACTCGCGCTGTCGCGCTACCTCCGCGTGCGCAGTCGCGAGAAGTTCGCCAAGTCGTCCCAGCTCTGGCTCGGTGAGAAGAACCGCGGGCCGCTCGCTTCCAACGGCATCAAGATCATGCTCCGCCGCCGTGGCCGGGCACTCGATCCTCCGCTCGCCAACCTGCACGCCCACCAGTTCCGCCACACCAACGCACACGAGTGGCTTGCCGCCGGTGGTAATGAGTCCGACCTGATGAGGCTCATGGGCTGGCGCTCGCCGCAGATGCTGCGCCGCTACGGCGCATCGCTCGCCGACGAGCGCGCCCGGGACGCTCATCGACGGCTCTCGCTCGGCGATCGGATCTAG
- a CDS encoding peroxiredoxin: protein MTVEVGADAPDFTLPDYNKEQVSLSGFKGDKNVLLVFYPFAFSGVCQGELCQVRDDLADFQNDQVQVLGVSVDTPFALKAWSEQQGYTFPLLSDFWPHGEVAKAYGVFHEPAGMALRGTFLIDKDGKVRFAEVNQPGEARDQNVWKKALAELAA, encoded by the coding sequence ATGACGGTCGAGGTCGGCGCCGATGCTCCGGACTTCACGCTGCCGGACTACAACAAGGAGCAGGTCTCCCTGTCCGGCTTCAAGGGCGACAAGAACGTGCTGCTGGTGTTCTACCCCTTCGCGTTCAGCGGGGTCTGCCAGGGCGAGCTGTGCCAGGTCCGCGACGACCTGGCCGACTTCCAGAACGACCAGGTGCAGGTGCTGGGCGTCTCGGTGGACACCCCGTTCGCGCTGAAGGCGTGGTCGGAGCAGCAGGGCTACACCTTCCCGCTGCTGTCGGACTTCTGGCCGCACGGCGAGGTCGCCAAGGCCTACGGCGTGTTCCACGAACCGGCGGGCATGGCGCTGCGCGGCACCTTCCTCATCGACAAGGACGGCAAGGTCCGCTTCGCCGAGGTCAACCAGCCCGGCGAGGCCCGCGACCAGAACGTCTGGAAGAAGGCGCTGGCCGAACTGGCCGCGTGA